ttgatttttttttaccttctaGTGATTTTATGGCAAGGCATAGTGTGTTTTAGCTATTTCCATTTATATCTACTTTAGGTTAAAGTGAGGAATTGTTTCATATTGTCTCTGTAAGGCTTAGTGAAACCATTTCACCCATCTCTACAAAGAGTGGCAATAATTCTGACAGCATATTTGACACCACATGGGGTATTCGGACTGTccttaatgcatttatttgccACAGACATTGTGTTAGCATTGATTCTCCCTGCAGGATTCAACCCACACTGGAACGAAACGCTGCACTTTGTGATTCACGCCCCTGAGCTTGCCATGCTGCGCTTTGTTGTGGAAGATTACGACAAGGCGAGCAGGAATGATTTTATCGGGCAGTACACGATTCCTTTTACCTGCATTCAGCCAGGTGAGGCACCAACGAAACATTTCAGTACTGTAGCTATTAAATGTGttataaatgataaaacagTAAATCATGTAAATGTTTTGTCTTCATTTGCTTTCAGGGTATCGTCACGTCCATCTTCTATCAAGAGACGGCACGAATATTCGTCCATCATCGCTGTTTgtgaacattaaaataaaagaacttTCCTCAGCAGTATGAAAAAGTCAGTTACAACTGTGTGCCTTCGTAGTAAGAGTGCAGGTGTAAGACTGACCTGTCTCTTATtgaaaacaatatatatactgtatatgtatgtatatgtatattatctGTTTAACTGTAATAAACAGACTGTAGAGCAGCATTTGTGTATCAAAAATATGAAAATTCCAATACAACAACTACAACGATTGGTGTCCTTAATtttttggcatgtttttggaatgtgttgtaggtaTCAAATGTAGAATAAATGGGTATATATACAAAAACTTacttaaaacatttttgttCTTCAACTGACGGTCTTTTTTATTAAGGTATATTAAATAAAgagtatataaagtatataaaatgAAGTTTGGCTCCTTTGGCTTCTCCGGTTTCCGGTCCGtcagtgtgattgtgtgtgtgtgtgtgtgtgtgtcctgtgatggactagcgaCTGTCCAGAGCGttttctaccttttgcccaatgaatcaaacccactgcaaccctgaccaggataaaacaccACAGGCAATGAATGAAAGACTGAATGAAGTGGTTAAATCTATGAGAGGCCAATTGAGAGATAATCCTGTACAGTGTTTCCCTGCTGATTCCAAAGTATTCAGCTTTTCTATTGGCAACTCATTCCAACAGACAGGCAGTAgttaatgttgtatgtatgtagtATATTGTACTGAGGGCGACCAGGATGACCAGTTATGATCGTTGGAGGTACTCTATACCCCTATGTCTAATTCCCACTGATCTTTTCCACGGAAGTTTTCATATGAATTTATTAGGGAATAAAAACATGCATAAAGTGCCTCCAGTGCACCCAAACGTCCTTGACTGTCACCTCCGTCTAACTGCTGgcaaattaaaagaaagtaaGAAATTGTCCATGTGTATCCATTAAGCTCACAAAATAATACTTTCAGTATCATGCTGTCATGTCCCGTGCTGTCCGTTTCCCTTTTAATGTCCTGAATGCATCTCATTGTATTAGTGATAAACAGTAATGTCCTCCTCATTATCATTTACTTCCACAAACCAAAAGTGACCTTGTAAAGAAAAAGGTAAATACACACTATCACACTGACCCTCTCAAGCACTACCGCACTGTGTGAGTTAGATAGTGCATGCAAACGGGTTTCACAGTGTAAGAGAGACAAACCAACTCTGTGAGAGATAGTTTGGTAGTGCATGAAGGAGGATATGATAatgtgttatgcctagttcacactatacgattTTTGccttgattttcgctcggcgattggtcgacgctagatttgccggctcgggagcaactcggcgttcgtcAGCAATCGAAACCTGGCTCTCAacaactactcaacaactcgatttgaagcgagatttctagctcatcaaatatctgaatctgagttgcccgactggcaatgagtgctatgtcaaacagccaatgagaacgcaagatacggtgtggagtgtaggggaggagtgtaaaaaggtgggacaggggcgtaatatagtttatatcagaatacatcagcacacacacaagttatacagtatttctgaccttattgttctctacaaaacacacacactgcattgcaaaaatatttattaacctccaactcactatagaacgatccatgctggtcgcgttgccaaatccactcagattcatttagttttcctctttgattttttgctgcacatcagcgcacaaactttgatcgcttgctacttgttgacgtgcatttttggacgtggtatcgttacacccctcgTCACTGCTTgggtgtgttttcgtgacaaaacgtagtttgggagaccagagaagctcgcctgtgattccagttggtgacagatggtgtagtgtgaaaccccctatcaccgtcgtgtagtgtgaacttggaaTAAGAGAGAATGCAGCCTACATGCCCTCTCATATACTTTAAATCATTTGTCACTGAttaatttactaatttattcattttgtcaTTGTATTTCATACAGTTTACCACTGCTATATATCTGTCCGACCTTCTGTCCGTCCACCAACCTATTCACACATTATCGATCTGTACACATTTATCCATCatgtatataaatacagtatacacctTTTTATTCCTTTTCAGAGTAGAAAATAGCAATAAATCATGCACAATTTGCCACTACTGTTCTGCACATTTAAACGAGTCATTtctatggtttttaaaacttgCACAAAAACAACTGCAACGTATATTCATGTACATGTATACACAATGACTTTACCTGACATATATCACAGACTCCTTGCATGCTAGGAATGATTTTTCATGCTGAATAATCACTTCACATTTGGTGCAACAGCTTCTGAAAACACTGAAGATTAAAAAAGAGACAATGCTACTGCTCTGTTGTTTTTTCTTCCCCATGTGTGTCCATGTCCACATCTTGCTTTGGCCCATGCTGGCCTTTCTGTAGTGAGACAGCCTGAACGTTCGGGTCCTTGACCACCCCACCCTGCGTGGACTTGTCCGGATGGTGTTTGTGCAGGTGTTTCACCACCTGGAACCTCTGCTTGGCCCGGTAGTTGCAGTGGCGACAGCTGAAGGGTAGCTGACTGGTGTGGCTGAGGTAGTGGTGACGAAGACCGGCCGGCCAGCGGAAGCCCCTGTGACACTGGGAGCAGACGTAGGGCCGGTCATCGCTGTGCCTCTTCTGGTGAGTCCTGAGCAGGAAGCGCGTTTTAAAAGCCTTGCCGCACTTCTCGCAGATGAAGGGCCGCGTATCTCGATGCCGCGTCACACAGTGGATGCGCAGGGCGTCGGCGCGATTGGTCCGATACTCGCATTCCGCACAGGCATACGGTTTGGCTCCTACAAAGCACGAAGAATGAAAAATATGTTATGAAGTAATATTTGAATTAATCTATACTATCAGTACATACATTCATTCTTCAGTCACACCAGGATCTTACAGTCTTATTTGGTTAAATGTTACAGACTAAAATGCTTGATTTTAACTctcttttttggggggggggggggggggggggggggggggggcaaataataataaaactgtacaGATTGTAAATGTGACACAACAGAGAAGCATCAGTCAGAGGTTGTAACTTCAAACCCGGATGATTCAACAGTTCAGCCATGGACACATGaacaagacctggaatgctgattcatctgaccacaatacacgtttccactgtgtaatggtccatcctagatgcctcagagcccagagaactctctgtattgtagagcttgataaaggtttgataaactaatccctcacccatgtggttatatcagctagtgttgagtggaggctcttgatgcggcgccgtctgagggatggaagatcacgggcgttcaggttaagcttgcgcccttggccttcacGCACTaaaatttctccagattccttgaatggtttaatgatattctgcactgtagagggagaacatgcaaatcccttccaatctttctttgaggttcattgtttttaaacatttcaatcattttctcacacatttgtcaTTCATTAcgagccctaaattgtccccgtctcaactatttttggaatgtgttgcaggcctgaaatgcaggaatggatgtttattaacaaatgaaatgaagttaagcagataaaacataaaatattttgggttcaaactgtctgcaatcaaataaaagtcaaagtaaatgtaaggaaccctgtgtttttattttatttgcctttttcatactgtcccaactttttctgatttggggttgtaaataaaagaaGTACTTCATACATACCTGAATGTTTGGTCATGTGGTATTTTAACTGATTGATCCATTTGCATTTGTACCCACACTCTGGGCAGAGGTACTTGCGCTCGTCCTGATGAATTCTCATGTGATACTGTACAGAGACAGAGACGAACAATATTACACCGTCTGTCTGATATAGGATTTGTTACTTGTGTTTAATAAAGAGTTGAATtccacacaccaaacacattcCACAGCATATTAGAAGAACTGAATGAGcagccacagcagatcattccaCTATGTGCATATGTCATTTGGCACAGTTTGTACTATTAATCCAGGGTTGGAACCAACAAGTGCCCCCCCCCATGGCTAGATTCATGTAATGCCATTTATCGCCCATATTCATGAGCTCAACGCTTGACCCCAGAACAGTCACACGCAGATCTATTGACTTTTAAAGCTGTGAAGTTCTCGTGTATtgtcctccactcctgaccaagagTCGCGACCaagatgccgatccccgctctgattgaggagaacaaagctaacccacgcccccccgacacgtgggcagcatgccatatgcattttgtcaccaacactttgacgagtgcagtgcagatcagccctgtgtacggagagacacaccctgagagcactcttttccccttctctgtgcaggcaccatcaatcagccagcaggggtcgtaattgcattagttatgagagagagagaccctatccggcttagtctcaCCCCTACCTAAAcaggccaaacgttgttcatgtggcttctcagcccagccggcagacagagctgagatttgatacgacgtattcgagatcccagctctggtgttctagtgtgtgtttttactgctacaccacctgagcggccacagaGGCTAATTTTTAAtatctgtttaatatttttgttatttcacCACATTTGTTGAGCTATAGGGAAACTGTATTTGTACTGCACCAATCAGGAGCCTGTTCTCCTTTTCCCTGATATAGAAAATTATGACATTATGGTTAAATTTTGtttgaaaaaggggggaaagTTCTATTTTTTGATTTTGGCAGTCCAGAATAAGGTTATAGAATGTTTTTGATGATTAGTGACAATGTTACAGAGGTGATGGGTGTTTCATACCTTCAGTCGGGAAGGATCGGCGCAGGTGTAGTCGCATTTATCACAGcggtacggtttctctcctgtatgtATACGAATGTGCCAGGTGATTTTCAGTTTGTTCCGGGTCGAGAAGTCACACTCGGTGCACTTATAGTGACAGGTACCACCGTGTGATCGGACGTGTTGGTCAAACACCAACTGGTGGACACAAGCGAAGCTGCAGATGTCACACTTCAGGGTTTTCTCCTCGTCGGGTCCGTTCTCATGCTCGTCCATGATGTGCTGGATGAGCGTCAGCTTCTTCGCTGTGGTGAAAGCGCAATCCGGGCACCGGTGCACACGGAAGACCTTGCTGCGATCGGGCGTCTCTTGTGAGGTGACGTTTGTATTTTGAGAATGTTCACTGTGCAGATGGGCTTTAAGGACAGCCTGGGTGCTGCACGTGAAGCTGCACTGAGAGCAGCGATGTTTGCTGGAGGTCTGGTGTGTTCGCTTAAAGTGCTGTTTTAATGCAACGTCTGAGCTAAAGCTGGCGTCACAGCGGCTGCAAGGGTGGCTCAGATCTCCGGTGTGGCAACTCACGACGTGGCGGCTGATGTCGGTAGGGTTGTAGCCTTTGTAGTCACACAGAGAACAGAAATGCGTCGGCTTCCTGTCATGGATGCGCTGGCGATGTAGGCGTAGCTTGGACGAGGTGCCAAAAGTCTGGTCGCAGAGTTCACACCGATGCCGGCCGATACCCGTGTGCAGGGACTCGTGGGCGTCGAGGCGGTGGCGGCGCGCCGTCGTGAAGCCGCAGAAACGGCAGCAGAACGGACGGATGCCCTCGTGCTTCAGGGCGACGTGCTGATTCATGCGTCGCTCCTGCTTGCAGGTAAAGGGGCAAAGCTTGCAACAGAGTTCAGCCTGTTTGCCTCGTTTAACACCCTTGTTTTTACCGTGTATCAGGACGTGATGATTTAGAGATTTCTCTGATTTTGTGACGTATGAACAGTGCTGACACTGGATCTCACCCGGCTTCAGACATCCCCGTTTCTCGTGACTGGTTAACGCTCTCTTTTGTTGGCAAACAAACGGGCATTTTGGACAGGAAAAGCGTTTTAGAGTCTTTTTTCTTTCCAAATCTTCTTCACAGTTTCCATCTTCTTCTCGACGTTCTGGCTCTCCATCCATCTGACTTGGTTTGTTTTCTGGATTTGCGGCATCTTTATTTACAGCCAGGTTTCTTTTTGATGTGCTTTCCGTGCATTGTGCGCAGTGCCGAGCTATCGTAGCTTTCCTCGTACATGAAAAGGAGCAAGAATTGCATCTAAACTTTCCATCATAATCACTGTAATCGATTGACGCACTTTGAGTGACGTTCTCCTCACTGTCGGTCACTCTGTCGTGACCGTTCCTTTGTGCTTCCTCCTGGCTCTGATCAATCACGATATCTCTCAAAGCGTTCCCTGCGCAGGTCTTCCTATTCTTCTTCTGTACAGCAGGACACTTCCTGAGCCGGTGGGTGTTTAAAGAGCGTCGCTGTTTAAAGCACAAGCCGCAGTCCTGGCACCGAAGAGCTGCTTTCGTCACCCGGCAGGACGATCTGCAGTGCAGCAGCAAGGCCGCCTGCCTGTGCGTCACATAAGAGCAGTGATCGCACCGGTACACGTTTTGTTCGGTCTGAACCACCAGCATTTGCACTCGACCCTCCAGGATCAGGGCCTCTGCCTGGTCTTTGTCCTGCCTCCTCATGACCTGGAGCTGAGTCTCCAAACCTGCTGCCTCGGTTGCTGAGGTCTCATTCGCTCTGTCTGGTATCTGGTCTTCTATGGCGCTACTTTCCTCACAGTTTGGCACCAACTCGTCCTCTTCCTCGTCACTTACAGATCCGTTAGGGAACTGAGGATCATCAGATAAGGGGCAGGAGCTTGGGGAGTCCCCGGTTGGCTCGCTTGAAGGCATGACTCCCTGGTTTTCGGTCTCACAATGTGAAGTCTCTGGGTTTTCCTCGTCAGCGTTTGAAGATGGCGTTAGAAGACCACGTTGCTCTTGGTCTTTAATAACTTTGGTCGTCTCTTTCTCAGATACATTAGCATCAGAGCTGCCCTGAGGCTCTGAGGTCTCGTCATTTGCTATTTCACAGCTTTTAAGAGTCTGAAGACCAATACTTTCCGAGACCACTTGCTTGTTTTTTGAATCGCTTCCAGAACCCACTTCTCTTTCAGAGACATTAGAGTAAAAGCTCTGCATCTCATCGACGGAGTTGTTCCGTCTCTCTTTCTCTGCGTACATTTCCAACCACTTGGCATCCCCAGGCACGTACCCATGGACCTTCCGTTTGTGCAGAAAGAGCCCTGTGTTGCTGAAGGTGGTGTAGGAGCAGAGGGCGCAGCGAAACTCTTTTGTCTGGGTGTGTTTGCAGTTTTCATGGTTGTGCAGAGCTTGGCGGTACTTTGTGGAGTAAGAGCAGAACTTGCACCGGTAAACTCGAGGCTGGTGATTTTCTCCTGATGAGTGTTTGAGCTGCATGTGCTTGAGCAGTTCGGTCTTTCGCTTACAGGTATAGGCGCACACCTCACAAATCAGAGAGTTCGCTTGATGACGGAGCTTATGGCTGTTCAGCTGGTCAATGCGGTGACAGCGATACATGCACTGGTTACACTTGTACCTGACAGGGAACAGCAAATATAGACATTTATAAAAGCGTCAATGCGTTTGACCTGATTTCAGgtgttaaaaaaacacaaaagcaatAACAAAGGATTTATTTTTGAGTCTTTAACAAGTCAAAGCCAGGTACAAATgccatacacactgatcagccataacattaaaaccacctccttgtttctacactcactgtccattttatcagctccacttaccatatagaagcactttgtagttctacaattactgactgttgtccatctgtttctctgcatgctttgttagccccctttcatgctgttcttcaatggtcaggacccccacaggacccccacagagcaggtattatttaggtggttctcagcactgcagtgacactgacatggtggtggtgtgttagtgtgtgttgtgctggtatgagtggatcagacacagcagcgctgctggagtttttaacaccgtgtccactcactgtccactctattagacactcctacctagtcggtccaccttgtagatgtaaagtcaaagacgatcgctcatctattgctgctgtttgagtcgctcatcttctagaccttcatcagtggtcacaggacgctgcccacggggtgctgttggctggtttggttggtggactattctcagtccagcagtgacagtgaggtatttaaaaactccagcagtgcctctgtgtctgatccactcataccagcacaacacacactaacacaccaccaccatgtcagtgtcactgcagtgcggagaatgatccaccacctaaataatacctgctctgtggtggtcctgtgggggtcctgaccattgaagaacagggtgaaagcaggttaaaaaagcatgtggagaaacagatggactacattcagtaattgtaactgataaaatggacagtgagtgtagaaaccaggaggtggttttaatgttatggctgatcggtgtaaggaCGTGTTTTGATCGGTTTAGCGTTGAGGAACTTCGGTGGATTTCAGACAGTTCCTGTTCAGTCTGATCAAACTAAACACTGGTGTGCATTACTGCTTTTTAACACTATACTATTGTGTGTAGCTGACAATGCATAGCAATAGACATACTACAGTTATTGTAAACTGACAAAGTACCTGTACCTGATCAAATGACCAATCCAGTACAATTGTATGAAACACAACAAGTAGGggggatattattattataaaatctgGCGATGGTTTAGTTTCTACATCATTCTATGGGTGTGGTGCTTGTGGCTATGAGCTAACTGTACTACAGCagtggcaggtgaaaagaagaagtaaacattaaacaatagtacaacacaatacacacctGAGATCGCCGGTATGTTTGCGCATGTGAACGTTCAGGTAGTGCTTCCATTTGGTAACGTAACCGCATTCTGAACACATGTGCTGCTTGTCGTCGGAGTGTGTCAGCATGTGTTTCGAGAGGTACGTCTCGTCCCGGCATCGGAACTCACACAGCGCGCATTTGTGGGGCTTTTCACCTGCAGAAAACACAGTACAATACTACAGCGTGTAAAACGGCAAGTCTGAACATCTGTCCGAGTCTGAATCAGGGTGAGAATGAAAGATTTGAGAGAGAACTGGTCCATCATTATGGTTCAGTATGGTGCAATTTTAGGTAGAGCTAACACACAAATCAGGTCCTACATGtatataaagtatttttataGTGACATTCTGGCGCAGCTATGAGACCTAATGTTTAGCTAACAGGAGACTTCACCATTACAATAATTATATGGTTTTTATATCTGCACTCATCTAAAGCAAACTTGAAGCATGTGCAATACCTTTTTAAAACAGTGAAACATTTGTTCTTCGTGTGTGTAAGGAGACGTTTATGGCCCTGTTTAATTTAAAACTGTAAACAGACGTCTAAACGAGACACGGGCCGGCCTTGCAGAATCACGTCGATATATCATGGGGAAAAAGTAGGGTCTATAATTTAGGCTGTATATCCATTGGGCTATGTTCAGAGTaaaaccttgaaactcgacagcgattggttctgggagtgacgtcaagttttaaagacgttgagtttcaaggtattttttcccataaagatgtttaggaaacctgttaatgcgttcatggtcccgtggagctgcagatattttaggctcatgtcaaataatgaggttgtttttgacacttata
The Trichomycterus rosablanca isolate fTriRos1 chromosome 12, fTriRos1.hap1, whole genome shotgun sequence genome window above contains:
- the znf142 gene encoding zinc finger protein 142 produces the protein MEEQKLDECSKKSGSEISNRAGDLERVILQDRNETVSRKSKQEARKKRNSQNRPALSQDVNADADFARPPAKKKQSKGVKTSVQKGKTSVAPGIQEHVAEGTEHIFRTHICTECRRCFKTRSHLKEHMRLHFPDPSLQCPTCKNFFTSKSKLRIHMLRESGEKLHRCHLCEYGTVERNTLRRHITSVHGHQEETEDPSELFTCPTCQTSFGQSQALKLHMKSHQISHQGQPLPCLHQGCSFQSSDKKLLQKHLLDEHGVEAVECTHHACCALFRSKDDMEAHFRTHQAFHCTQCDFSCSNKSRFQQHRRQGHAGETQLRCSFCSFTSFNPVEFEQHVGHLHANEKTHKCQECSFVTAHKRVLKRHMLMHTGEKPHKCALCEFRCRDETYLSKHMLTHSDDKQHMCSECGYVTKWKHYLNVHMRKHTGDLRYKCNQCMYRCHRIDQLNSHKLRHQANSLICEVCAYTCKRKTELLKHMQLKHSSGENHQPRVYRCKFCSYSTKYRQALHNHENCKHTQTKEFRCALCSYTTFSNTGLFLHKRKVHGYVPGDAKWLEMYAEKERRNNSVDEMQSFYSNVSEREVGSGSDSKNKQVVSESIGLQTLKSCEIANDETSEPQGSSDANVSEKETTKVIKDQEQRGLLTPSSNADEENPETSHCETENQGVMPSSEPTGDSPSSCPLSDDPQFPNGSVSDEEEDELVPNCEESSAIEDQIPDRANETSATEAAGLETQLQVMRRQDKDQAEALILEGRVQMLVVQTEQNVYRCDHCSYVTHRQAALLLHCRSSCRVTKAALRCQDCGLCFKQRRSLNTHRLRKCPAVQKKNRKTCAGNALRDIVIDQSQEEAQRNGHDRVTDSEENVTQSASIDYSDYDGKFRCNSCSFSCTRKATIARHCAQCTESTSKRNLAVNKDAANPENKPSQMDGEPERREEDGNCEEDLERKKTLKRFSCPKCPFVCQQKRALTSHEKRGCLKPGEIQCQHCSYVTKSEKSLNHHVLIHGKNKGVKRGKQAELCCKLCPFTCKQERRMNQHVALKHEGIRPFCCRFCGFTTARRHRLDAHESLHTGIGRHRCELCDQTFGTSSKLRLHRQRIHDRKPTHFCSLCDYKGYNPTDISRHVVSCHTGDLSHPCSRCDASFSSDVALKQHFKRTHQTSSKHRCSQCSFTCSTQAVLKAHLHSEHSQNTNVTSQETPDRSKVFRVHRCPDCAFTTAKKLTLIQHIMDEHENGPDEEKTLKCDICSFACVHQLVFDQHVRSHGGTCHYKCTECDFSTRNKLKITWHIRIHTGEKPYRCDKCDYTCADPSRLKYHMRIHQDERKYLCPECGYKCKWINQLKYHMTKHSGAKPYACAECEYRTNRADALRIHCVTRHRDTRPFICEKCGKAFKTRFLLRTHQKRHSDDRPYVCSQCHRGFRWPAGLRHHYLSHTSQLPFSCRHCNYRAKQRFQVVKHLHKHHPDKSTQGGVVKDPNVQAVSLQKGQHGPKQDVDMDTHGEEKTTEQ